From a region of the Myxococcus stipitatus genome:
- a CDS encoding adhesin, giving the protein MTRGLLRGAVCLGWVLVAAVAAAQDVEDYKDLGHRVLASPDDPFVYYVDGRNPKPAGTDLALVRSAVAAAFKTWQDVDCAWPAFQTSDAGVATNGSPMPDVTDPYDGFNVVPIWVTDRADPRYVDTLNAGSRPGAAKPLTFNGYVYQCDIYLNGVPGEFNWSTLSPTPAGAMDLQSVLTREIGHCLGLGDTLEVNDAVMSLILRPGESRRQLSNYDRTAVCRFYPQAGAVGSPCTTTCTNGLTCVSTESTVTGNALRMCTRGCTGTTGGECPAPYVCRDSSGVGGSTRACLPALPNGLTPVGKACDASVRSCVTGTGRCILPSPLPSGQADYDEWEDGYCTETCTGPGTCPIGSECADVPGQGKVCLKTCASGTGDCRPGYSCSTLKEGDVCLPSCVTNADCRGGTVCRNCDSVCVSKGTVGRQIGDACTADDQCGTDQFCFLVEGNTRGVCAQACSVASCLCPAGTTCQAIDRDGKQACVKECVTGTCESSLRCAVVATGVSACMPSCLSEKDCAPGMLCGSGGTCYDPTAKPDAGSCTLCNDGGTQPPPVPDAGTKTPSSGGPGGCGCQGAPASAVFLGGVVMLLWLAGRRRTWHKE; this is encoded by the coding sequence ATGACGCGGGGATTGCTGCGAGGCGCGGTGTGTTTGGGGTGGGTCCTGGTGGCCGCCGTGGCGGCGGCGCAGGACGTGGAGGACTACAAGGACCTGGGGCACCGGGTTCTCGCCTCTCCGGACGACCCGTTCGTCTACTACGTGGACGGCCGCAATCCGAAGCCGGCGGGCACGGACCTCGCGCTGGTGCGCTCGGCGGTGGCCGCGGCCTTCAAGACGTGGCAGGACGTCGACTGCGCCTGGCCCGCCTTCCAGACGAGTGACGCGGGGGTCGCCACCAACGGCTCGCCCATGCCGGATGTGACGGACCCGTACGACGGCTTCAACGTCGTGCCCATCTGGGTGACGGACCGCGCGGACCCCCGCTACGTGGACACGCTCAACGCGGGCTCGCGCCCGGGCGCCGCCAAGCCGCTCACCTTCAACGGCTACGTGTACCAGTGCGACATCTACCTCAACGGCGTGCCGGGGGAGTTCAACTGGTCGACGCTGTCTCCCACGCCCGCGGGGGCCATGGACCTGCAGAGCGTGCTGACGCGGGAGATCGGCCACTGCCTGGGCCTGGGCGACACGCTCGAGGTCAACGACGCGGTGATGTCGCTCATCCTCCGCCCGGGCGAGAGTCGCCGTCAGCTCTCGAACTATGACCGCACGGCGGTGTGCCGCTTCTACCCTCAGGCGGGCGCGGTGGGCTCTCCCTGCACCACGACCTGCACGAACGGCCTGACCTGCGTCTCCACCGAGTCCACCGTCACGGGCAACGCGCTGCGCATGTGCACGCGGGGCTGCACCGGCACCACCGGTGGCGAGTGCCCGGCGCCCTACGTGTGCCGCGATTCGTCGGGGGTGGGCGGCTCCACGCGCGCCTGCCTCCCCGCGCTGCCGAACGGCCTCACGCCGGTGGGCAAGGCCTGTGACGCGTCCGTGCGCTCCTGCGTCACCGGGACGGGCCGCTGCATCCTCCCCTCGCCGCTGCCCTCGGGACAGGCGGACTACGACGAGTGGGAGGATGGCTATTGTACGGAGACGTGCACGGGGCCGGGGACGTGTCCCATCGGCTCCGAGTGCGCGGACGTCCCGGGGCAGGGCAAGGTGTGTCTGAAGACGTGTGCCTCCGGCACGGGTGACTGCCGGCCCGGCTATTCCTGCTCGACGCTGAAGGAAGGCGACGTGTGCCTGCCCAGCTGCGTGACCAACGCGGACTGCCGGGGCGGCACGGTGTGCCGCAACTGCGACAGCGTCTGCGTGTCGAAGGGCACGGTGGGGCGCCAGATTGGCGACGCGTGCACGGCGGACGACCAGTGCGGGACGGACCAGTTCTGCTTCCTCGTCGAGGGGAACACGCGGGGCGTCTGCGCGCAGGCGTGCTCGGTGGCCTCGTGCCTCTGCCCCGCGGGGACGACGTGCCAGGCCATCGACCGCGACGGCAAGCAGGCCTGCGTCAAGGAGTGCGTGACGGGCACGTGCGAGTCGTCGTTGCGGTGCGCGGTGGTGGCGACGGGCGTCTCGGCCTGCATGCCCAGCTGCCTGTCCGAGAAGGACTGCGCGCCCGGCATGCTCTGTGGCAGCGGGGGGACCTGTTACGATCCGACCGCGAAGCCGGACGCGGGCTCGTGCACGCTGTGCAACGACGGAGGCACACAGCCGCCGCCGGTGCCGGACGCGGGCACCAAGACGCCCTCGTCGGGCGGTCCCGGGGGCTGCGGCTGCCAGGGTGCCCCCGCGTCGGCCGTGTTCCTCGGGGGCGTGGTGATGTTGCTGTGGTTGGCTGGAAGGAGACGCACGTGGCACAAGGAGTGA
- a CDS encoding cytochrome C assembly family protein: MSHSLVSLACHAYGLAAVAYLAYLVRQSDALAMAGRVLVGGGLVLHGVALFELLGAQSGRPVGMAQGFSTLAFLLLAIFLALDVRYRRPVIGAFLTPLAVTVLLPGLLMHGGQSPLPPGVRQPLLPLHITLALLGLAAFAVAAGVGVMYLLMERQVRAKRFGLLFARLPSLEFLDTLNRRLVVWGFIALSITLATGAFFVSTTRGWSWDGKSIATVVAWAVFAALVNARIFAGWRGRRVALLTMAGFCLVLVSFLTSYEPASSAAAVMRMP, translated from the coding sequence ATGAGCCACTCGCTCGTTTCGCTCGCCTGCCATGCCTACGGCCTCGCCGCCGTCGCGTATCTCGCCTACCTCGTCCGCCAGTCGGACGCGCTGGCCATGGCGGGGCGCGTGCTGGTGGGCGGCGGGCTGGTGTTGCACGGCGTCGCGCTGTTCGAGCTGCTGGGCGCCCAGTCCGGGCGGCCGGTGGGCATGGCGCAGGGCTTCTCCACGCTGGCCTTCCTGCTGCTCGCCATCTTCCTGGCGCTGGACGTGCGCTACCGGCGGCCCGTCATCGGCGCGTTCCTCACCCCCCTGGCGGTGACGGTGCTGCTGCCGGGGCTGTTGATGCATGGTGGACAGTCGCCGCTGCCTCCGGGGGTCCGCCAGCCGCTGCTGCCGTTGCACATCACCCTGGCCCTGCTGGGGCTGGCGGCGTTCGCCGTGGCCGCGGGGGTGGGCGTCATGTACCTGTTGATGGAGCGGCAGGTGCGCGCCAAGCGCTTCGGGTTGTTGTTCGCCCGGCTGCCGTCGCTCGAGTTCCTGGACACCCTCAACCGGCGGCTGGTGGTGTGGGGGTTCATCGCGCTGTCGATCACCCTGGCCACCGGGGCCTTCTTCGTGAGCACCACGCGCGGGTGGTCCTGGGATGGCAAGTCCATCGCCACGGTGGTGGCGTGGGCGGTGTTCGCGGCGCTGGTCAACGCGCGCATCTTCGCCGGCTGGCGGGGGCGGCGCGTGGCCCTGCTGACCATGGCGGGGTTCTGCCTGGTGCTGGTCTCCTTCCTGACCTCGTATGAACCCGCGTCGAGCGCCGCGGCCGTCATGAGGATGCCCTGA
- the hemA gene encoding glutamyl-tRNA reductase, translated as MELVCIGLSHRTAPLGVRERLALSESRQVEVLQRLAQAPVEVLWVSTCNRVEVYLSAPDAVAARERVVAELQSLGGAEARDHLYEHRGEAALIHLFRVASSLDSMVLGEAQILGQVKDAFERGQGAGAVRGELTRACAAAFGCAKRVRTETAIGRAATSMASAAVQLASKVFDGLKGKTVLVVGAGEMGELAARHLQQAGATKLFITNRTLARAEALATEVGGTPRPFEELFSLLTAADVVVCSTASPVPIFTRENVGAVGKARKGRPLFMVDLAVPRDIDPGVGALEWVHAYDVDDIQKFVADNAAARAEEAHKAGVLVAQEVARFVKERALREGMPVLARLRQRAESIAKAEVDRTLASLGDGLTDKQRKSIEAMGRAIVNKLLHEPTARLRAVGPEGEGNRLAGAAAELFGLTEQEAQAAAAQQVPDALAPQAAATGAKR; from the coding sequence ATGGAGCTCGTCTGCATCGGATTGTCTCACCGGACGGCGCCCCTGGGGGTTCGCGAGCGGCTGGCGCTCTCCGAGTCCCGGCAGGTGGAGGTGCTCCAGCGCCTGGCCCAGGCGCCGGTGGAGGTGCTGTGGGTGTCCACCTGCAACCGCGTGGAGGTGTACCTGTCCGCGCCGGACGCGGTGGCCGCCAGGGAGCGGGTGGTGGCGGAGCTGCAGTCGCTGGGCGGGGCGGAGGCGCGAGACCACCTGTACGAGCACCGGGGCGAGGCGGCCCTCATCCACCTGTTCCGCGTGGCCTCCAGCCTGGACTCCATGGTGCTGGGCGAAGCGCAGATATTGGGGCAGGTGAAGGACGCCTTCGAGCGGGGGCAGGGCGCGGGCGCGGTGCGGGGCGAGCTGACGCGCGCGTGCGCGGCGGCGTTCGGCTGCGCCAAGCGGGTGCGCACGGAGACGGCCATCGGCCGGGCGGCCACGTCGATGGCGTCCGCGGCGGTGCAGCTGGCCAGCAAGGTGTTCGACGGTTTGAAGGGCAAGACGGTGCTGGTGGTGGGGGCGGGGGAGATGGGCGAGCTGGCGGCGCGCCACCTGCAACAGGCGGGCGCGACGAAGCTGTTCATCACCAACCGCACGCTGGCCCGCGCGGAGGCGCTGGCCACGGAGGTGGGCGGCACGCCCCGGCCCTTCGAGGAATTGTTCTCCCTGTTGACGGCGGCGGACGTGGTGGTGTGCAGCACCGCCTCGCCGGTGCCCATCTTCACGCGGGAGAACGTGGGCGCGGTGGGTAAGGCGCGCAAGGGAAGGCCCCTGTTCATGGTGGACCTGGCGGTACCTCGCGACATCGACCCGGGCGTGGGCGCGCTCGAGTGGGTGCACGCGTACGACGTGGACGACATCCAGAAGTTCGTGGCGGACAACGCCGCCGCGCGCGCCGAGGAGGCGCACAAGGCGGGCGTGCTGGTGGCGCAGGAGGTGGCGCGCTTCGTCAAGGAGCGGGCGCTGCGCGAGGGCATGCCGGTGCTGGCGCGGCTGCGGCAGCGCGCGGAGTCCATCGCGAAGGCGGAGGTGGACCGGACGCTCGCGTCGCTGGGCGACGGCCTCACCGACAAGCAGCGCAAGAGCATCGAGGCCATGGGACGCGCCATCGTCAACAAGCTGTTGCACGAGCCCACCGCGCGGCTGCGCGCCGTGGGGCCGGAGGGCGAGGGCAACCGCCTGGCCGGCGCCGCCGCGGAGCTGTTCGGGCTGACGGAGCAGGAGGCGCAGGCCGCCGCCGCGCAGCAGGTCCCGGACGCCCTCGCGCCGCAGGCCGCCGCCACGGGGGCCAAGCGATGA
- the mrdA gene encoding penicillin-binding protein 2, which produces MTPPTLGNTTPGRELKRRFLWLGLAMSLGLGLLSIQLYRLQITRGEEYAAKSVANFVKEVRLRADRGVIKDARGTILVDSRPSFDAFITPAFCTDCAEQVIPRLAELLQWDADQAKKVEDLVRQGRRNAPFQPVPVRVDLSRDEYDRLAARRDILDGVEVAPVPHRFYRTNTVLSHVLGYMNEITQEELERLNADGSRYALGDYIGRRGLERYFEQRLRGEDGVRKEVVNARGQKIEELNVKLGDNAVVQPKAGSNLVLSIDMRLQEEAERAFPGVTGAVVAIDVHTGFIRALVSRPGFDPNLLTGRVTPQQMAQLSRDPLEPMVNRVAAEHYSPGSTFKVVTALAAFKSGAFRPETVINCPGGYRLGARTWRCHLDRGHGLVDGLDAMKSSCDTWFYKVADTIGLDPIGEMGKSLGLGSPTGISVVAEVPGIMPTSAYHDKASPGGYTKGMALNSAIGQGDNNVTPLQLALMYAAIANGGTLFKPQLVQRLENLDGQVVQEFAPEVVRRVDLPPAHLKAVIEGLVKVAHEPGGTAMRSRLKYMRDLDVKIAAKTGTAQVARLGAVRLKTHQMSFFERDHAWFAGFAPADKPEIAVVVLNEHGGHGGADAAPTAMAVIQKYLDLKKLDATAPPPRPNQPYTPSLSRAPSPDESAMTRAVPPPSQLPGDEEGEDLNNATAD; this is translated from the coding sequence GTGACGCCCCCCACGCTGGGCAACACGACGCCGGGGCGCGAGCTGAAGCGGCGCTTCCTCTGGCTGGGCCTGGCCATGTCGCTGGGCCTGGGCCTGTTGTCCATCCAGCTGTACCGGCTGCAGATCACCCGCGGCGAGGAGTACGCGGCCAAGAGCGTGGCCAACTTCGTCAAGGAGGTGCGCCTGCGCGCCGACCGCGGCGTCATCAAGGACGCGCGCGGCACCATCCTGGTGGACAGCCGCCCGTCGTTCGACGCCTTCATCACCCCCGCGTTCTGCACCGACTGCGCCGAGCAGGTCATCCCGCGCCTGGCGGAGCTGCTCCAGTGGGACGCGGACCAGGCCAAGAAGGTGGAGGACCTGGTGCGCCAGGGCCGGCGCAACGCGCCGTTCCAGCCGGTGCCCGTGCGCGTGGACCTGTCTCGCGACGAATACGACCGGCTGGCGGCCCGCCGCGACATCCTCGACGGCGTGGAGGTCGCGCCCGTCCCGCACCGCTTCTACCGGACCAACACGGTGCTGTCGCACGTGCTGGGCTACATGAACGAAATCACGCAGGAGGAGCTGGAGCGGCTCAACGCGGACGGCTCGCGCTACGCGCTGGGGGACTACATCGGCCGGCGCGGCCTGGAGCGCTACTTCGAGCAGCGGCTGCGCGGCGAGGACGGCGTGCGCAAGGAAGTGGTGAACGCGCGCGGGCAGAAGATCGAGGAGCTCAACGTCAAGCTGGGCGACAACGCCGTGGTGCAGCCCAAGGCGGGCAGCAACCTGGTGCTCTCCATCGACATGCGCCTGCAGGAGGAGGCGGAGCGGGCCTTCCCCGGCGTGACGGGCGCGGTGGTGGCCATCGACGTGCACACCGGCTTCATCCGCGCGCTGGTGTCGCGGCCGGGCTTCGACCCCAACCTCCTGACGGGCCGCGTGACGCCGCAGCAGATGGCGCAGCTGTCGCGCGACCCGCTGGAGCCCATGGTCAACCGCGTGGCCGCCGAACACTACAGCCCGGGCTCCACCTTCAAGGTCGTCACCGCGCTGGCGGCCTTCAAGTCCGGCGCGTTCCGCCCGGAGACGGTCATCAACTGCCCCGGCGGCTACCGGCTCGGCGCGCGCACCTGGCGCTGCCACCTGGACCGCGGCCACGGGCTGGTGGACGGCCTGGACGCGATGAAGAGCTCCTGCGACACGTGGTTCTACAAGGTCGCGGACACCATCGGCCTGGACCCCATCGGCGAGATGGGCAAGTCGCTCGGCCTGGGCAGCCCCACCGGCATCAGCGTGGTGGCGGAGGTGCCCGGCATCATGCCCACCAGCGCGTACCACGACAAAGCCTCCCCCGGCGGCTACACCAAGGGCATGGCGCTCAACAGCGCCATCGGCCAGGGTGACAACAACGTCACGCCGCTCCAGCTGGCGTTGATGTACGCGGCCATCGCCAACGGCGGCACGCTGTTCAAGCCGCAGCTGGTCCAGCGGCTGGAGAACCTGGACGGGCAGGTGGTGCAGGAGTTCGCGCCGGAGGTGGTGCGCCGGGTGGACCTGCCGCCCGCGCACCTGAAGGCCGTCATCGAGGGCCTGGTGAAGGTGGCGCACGAGCCCGGCGGCACGGCGATGCGCTCGCGCCTCAAGTACATGCGCGACCTGGACGTGAAGATCGCCGCCAAGACGGGCACGGCGCAGGTGGCCCGCCTGGGCGCGGTGCGCCTGAAGACGCACCAGATGAGCTTCTTCGAGCGCGACCACGCGTGGTTCGCGGGCTTCGCGCCGGCGGACAAGCCGGAGATCGCCGTGGTGGTGCTCAACGAGCACGGCGGCCACGGCGGCGCGGACGCGGCGCCCACGGCCATGGCGGTCATCCAGAAGTACCTGGACCTCAAGAAGCTGGACGCCACGGCGCCGCCGCCGCGTCCCAACCAGCCCTACACGCCGTCGCTGTCGCGCGCGCCCTCGCCCGACGAGAGCGCGATGACGCGGGCCGTGCCCCCGCCGTCCCAGCTCCCCGGGGACGAGGAAGGCGAGGACCTGAACAATGCAACTGCGGATTGA
- a CDS encoding PilZ domain-containing protein, which produces MQRKGGQKGSGSVRVADVAAARDVKPAAPVEVARRPEPVRDELKKPVAALAPLIEMNQGEPEHREFPRAQLATRFDVWIDDEDGARRFAASLSSVNVSVSGAFLGSTFYLPLGTVLEVRFSLEPGAAPVQARAQIVREERGDGPGGRSGFGLRFLDFSGQTEVALARLFVGARLRAFAEEYLKSQRARSLPNELERVVDVLSAWELLKATGTEANPWQGK; this is translated from the coding sequence ATGCAGAGGAAGGGTGGGCAGAAGGGAAGCGGGAGTGTCCGCGTGGCGGACGTGGCCGCGGCCAGGGACGTGAAGCCTGCGGCGCCGGTCGAGGTGGCACGCAGGCCCGAGCCTGTGCGGGACGAGCTCAAGAAGCCCGTCGCGGCGCTGGCGCCCCTCATCGAGATGAACCAGGGCGAGCCCGAGCACCGCGAGTTCCCGCGCGCGCAGCTGGCCACGCGCTTCGACGTGTGGATCGACGACGAGGACGGCGCGAGGCGCTTCGCCGCCAGCCTGTCGTCCGTGAATGTCAGCGTCAGCGGCGCCTTCCTGGGCAGCACCTTCTACCTGCCCCTGGGCACGGTGCTGGAGGTGCGCTTCTCCCTCGAGCCTGGCGCCGCCCCGGTGCAGGCGCGCGCGCAAATCGTGCGCGAGGAGCGGGGAGATGGGCCGGGCGGACGCAGCGGTTTCGGCCTGCGCTTCCTCGACTTCAGCGGGCAGACGGAGGTCGCGCTGGCGCGGCTGTTCGTGGGTGCGCGGCTGCGAGCCTTCGCGGAGGAATACTTGAAATCCCAGCGGGCGCGTTCACTACCCAACGAATTGGAGCGGGTGGTGGATGTGCTGTCAGCCTGGGAGCTGCTCAAGGCGACGGGGACCGAAGCCAACCCCTGGCAGGGGAAATAG
- the trxA gene encoding thioredoxin, with translation MAGDNVTNVGDGDFDQQVLQSSKPVLVDFWATWCAPCRAIAPSIDALATQYGEQVKFTKLNIDENQDTPQQYGIRSIPTLLVFKGGKVVEQIVGAVPKTRIEDAIKKAL, from the coding sequence ATGGCAGGCGACAACGTGACGAATGTCGGAGACGGCGACTTTGACCAACAGGTGCTTCAATCCTCGAAGCCGGTGCTCGTGGATTTCTGGGCGACCTGGTGCGCGCCGTGCCGGGCCATCGCCCCGTCCATCGACGCGCTGGCCACCCAGTATGGCGAGCAGGTGAAGTTCACCAAGCTCAACATCGACGAGAACCAGGACACGCCCCAGCAGTACGGCATCCGCTCCATCCCCACCCTGCTCGTCTTCAAGGGCGGCAAGGTCGTGGAGCAGATCGTCGGCGCCGTCCCGAAGACGCGCATCGAGGACGCCATCAAGAAGGCGCTGTAG
- a CDS encoding uroporphyrinogen-III synthase produces the protein MVTRPRERAEELCFLLEDEGADVFGLPLMELRPPEDPRPLASAAEHIQRYRWVVFASPSSVEALMDALREAGTVDRLSRVRLAAVGPRTARAVNGHGFDVAAEPPEGTGAALFELMKDGLQPGDEVLLPAAEEGRRELEDSLREAGVQVSRVTAYRSTPVSLPPEALELLESSPPDVAVFASPRTAEAFLEAAGRERLGSARVVAIGPTTAAALEQLGIPATTVAERPTPESLVDATVRAVRG, from the coding sequence TTGGTGACTCGCCCGCGTGAGCGGGCCGAGGAGCTGTGTTTCCTCCTGGAGGACGAGGGGGCCGACGTGTTCGGCCTCCCGTTGATGGAGCTGCGTCCGCCGGAGGACCCTCGTCCCCTGGCGTCCGCCGCGGAGCACATCCAGCGCTACCGCTGGGTGGTGTTCGCCAGCCCCTCCTCCGTCGAGGCGCTGATGGACGCGCTGCGCGAGGCGGGCACGGTGGACCGGCTGTCGCGGGTGCGACTGGCGGCGGTGGGCCCCCGCACCGCGCGCGCGGTGAATGGCCACGGCTTCGACGTGGCGGCGGAGCCCCCGGAGGGGACTGGCGCGGCCCTCTTCGAGCTGATGAAGGACGGCCTCCAGCCGGGAGACGAGGTGCTCCTGCCCGCGGCCGAGGAGGGCCGGCGCGAACTGGAGGACTCGCTGCGCGAGGCGGGGGTGCAGGTCTCGCGCGTGACGGCGTACCGCTCCACGCCCGTGTCGCTGCCGCCCGAGGCCCTGGAGTTGTTGGAGTCCTCTCCGCCGGACGTGGCGGTGTTCGCCTCGCCGCGCACGGCGGAGGCGTTCCTGGAGGCCGCCGGGCGGGAGCGGTTGGGCTCCGCGCGCGTGGTGGCCATCGGGCCCACGACGGCGGCGGCCCTGGAGCAGCTCGGCATCCCCGCGACGACGGTGGCGGAGCGACCCACGCCGGAGTCGCTGGTGGATGCCACCGTCCGAGCCGTTCGCGGCTAG
- the hemC gene encoding hydroxymethylbilane synthase, which yields MSTVRIATRQSPLALWQARHVGALLKAHHPGLEVSLVEMTTEGDRFLSAPLSAVGGKGLFVKEIEQALLDGRADLAVHSLKDMTSELPDGLVLAAVPTREDPRDAFCGTSGQTLDALPPGARVGTSSLRRSCILRSRRPDLEIVSLRGNVQTRLQRTKELGLSGAVLAYAGLKRLGLEAVITEVLPTEVSLPAVGQGVLAIQCRGGDARVCGLLAPLEDATTRVAVTAERALLAKLEGGCSVPLAGHATVSGGEVYLRGLVGRPDGIRVVRGEVRGPVERAQALGEALAADLLSRGAADILRDFARRPDAQAP from the coding sequence ATGAGCACCGTGCGCATCGCCACCCGGCAGAGCCCCCTGGCGTTGTGGCAGGCGCGCCACGTGGGCGCGCTCCTGAAGGCGCACCACCCGGGGCTGGAGGTGTCCCTGGTGGAGATGACCACCGAGGGGGACCGCTTCCTGTCCGCGCCGCTGTCGGCGGTGGGCGGCAAGGGGCTGTTCGTGAAGGAGATCGAACAGGCGCTCCTCGACGGCCGCGCGGACCTGGCCGTCCACAGCCTCAAGGACATGACGTCCGAGCTGCCCGACGGGCTCGTGCTCGCCGCGGTCCCCACGCGGGAGGACCCTCGGGACGCCTTCTGTGGGACGTCGGGTCAGACGCTGGACGCGCTGCCCCCGGGCGCGCGCGTGGGGACGTCCTCCCTGCGCCGCAGCTGCATCCTCCGCTCGCGGCGGCCGGACCTGGAGATCGTCAGCCTGCGCGGCAACGTGCAGACGCGGCTGCAGAGGACCAAGGAGCTGGGCCTTTCGGGCGCGGTGCTCGCGTACGCGGGGCTCAAGCGCCTGGGCCTGGAGGCCGTCATCACCGAGGTGCTGCCGACGGAGGTGAGCCTCCCCGCGGTGGGGCAGGGCGTGCTGGCCATCCAGTGCCGGGGCGGGGACGCGCGGGTGTGCGGGCTGCTCGCGCCGCTGGAGGACGCCACCACCCGCGTCGCGGTGACGGCCGAGCGGGCGCTCCTGGCGAAGCTGGAGGGCGGCTGCTCGGTGCCGCTCGCGGGCCACGCCACGGTGTCCGGCGGGGAGGTGTACCTGCGCGGACTCGTGGGCCGGCCGGATGGGATACGCGTGGTGCGAGGCGAGGTGCGCGGCCCCGTGGAGCGCGCGCAGGCGCTGGGCGAAGCGCTCGCGGCGGACCTCCTGTCGCGGGGCGCGGCGGACATCCTGCGTGATTTCGCTCGCCGCCCCGACGCGCAAGCGCCCTAG
- the rodA gene encoding rod shape-determining protein RodA, translating to MQLRIERRMVPHVPWGLITCVLGVALLGIWNLASASRPPLAPVWSSQAAYLGLGVVAVLVVCLVDYRWIQRMALPIYVLNILALIALRFVGHTAKGAESWFAIGPLRLQPAEFMKIGVVLMLAKVYHDDFRPNEPSYGLVRLWKPLVVVGVPFILVLVQPDLGTALMIGLSSLTVILFGKVRWYLVATLVAGILAGAIVIWNDYIRDVPEPRPTIVRHYLKKHQSQRISGWLDPEADLRGSGYHAAQSKIAVGSGGVSGKGWREGTQTGLRFLPEQHTDFIFSVWAEEHGFVLCTLLLVLYGAIFIFGLGVGFNARDRFGAFVAVGVVAMLFWQVFENIGMVIGLLPVTGITLPLMSYGGSSMMSVMLSIGLLVNISMRRHMF from the coding sequence ATGCAACTGCGGATTGAGCGACGGATGGTGCCCCACGTCCCGTGGGGCCTCATCACCTGCGTGCTGGGCGTGGCCCTGCTGGGCATCTGGAACCTCGCCTCCGCGTCGCGCCCGCCGCTCGCGCCGGTGTGGTCCAGCCAGGCCGCGTACCTGGGGCTGGGCGTCGTCGCCGTGCTGGTGGTGTGCCTGGTGGACTACCGGTGGATCCAGCGCATGGCGCTGCCCATCTACGTCCTGAACATCCTGGCGCTCATCGCGCTGCGCTTCGTGGGCCACACCGCCAAGGGCGCGGAGAGCTGGTTCGCCATTGGCCCGCTGCGCCTGCAGCCCGCGGAGTTCATGAAGATTGGCGTGGTGCTGATGCTGGCCAAGGTCTACCACGACGACTTCCGCCCCAACGAGCCGTCCTACGGCCTGGTGCGCCTGTGGAAGCCGCTCGTCGTGGTGGGGGTGCCCTTCATCCTGGTGCTGGTGCAGCCGGACCTGGGCACCGCGCTGATGATCGGCCTGTCCTCGCTCACCGTCATCCTGTTCGGCAAGGTGCGCTGGTACCTGGTGGCCACGCTGGTGGCGGGCATCCTCGCGGGCGCCATCGTCATCTGGAACGACTACATCCGCGACGTGCCGGAGCCCCGGCCCACCATCGTCCGGCACTACCTGAAGAAGCACCAGAGCCAGCGCATCTCCGGGTGGTTGGACCCGGAGGCGGACCTGCGCGGCAGCGGCTACCACGCGGCGCAGTCGAAGATCGCCGTGGGCAGCGGCGGCGTGTCCGGCAAGGGCTGGCGCGAGGGGACGCAGACGGGCCTGCGCTTCCTCCCCGAGCAGCACACCGACTTCATCTTCTCCGTGTGGGCGGAGGAGCATGGCTTCGTGCTGTGCACCCTGCTGCTGGTGCTCTACGGCGCCATCTTCATCTTCGGCCTGGGGGTGGGCTTCAACGCCCGGGACAGGTTCGGCGCCTTCGTCGCCGTGGGCGTGGTGGCCATGCTCTTCTGGCAGGTGTTCGAGAACATCGGCATGGTGATTGGCTTGCTCCCGGTGACCGGCATCACCCTGCCGCTGATGAGCTATGGCGGCTCTTCCATGATGTCCGTGATGCTCAGCATTGGCTTGCTGGTGAACATCAGCATGCGTCGTCACATGTTCTGA